From a region of the Castanea sativa cultivar Marrone di Chiusa Pesio chromosome 10, ASM4071231v1 genome:
- the LOC142611685 gene encoding putative copper-transporting ATPase HMA5 translates to MATKLLALACFRSEGYGHLSPRPHYPSMPSYPKGKGVSTQESSSMEQGSSPPEAKAATFSVLGMTCSACAGSVEKAVKRLPGIREAVVDVLNNKAQVLFYPTFVNEETIRETIEDVGFEATLIEDQMNERATQVCRIQINGMTCTSCSSTIESALQAIHGVQKAQVALATEEAEVQYDPKIVSYTLILEAIEDTGFEAILISSGEDISKIALKVDGFRTDHSLRIIEESLQALPGVQDINVSPELKKISLSYKPDMTGPRNFINVIESTGSKRFKAIIYPEGGVRETHRKDEIKQYYRSFMWSLIFTIPVFLTSMVFMYIPGIKNGLDTKVVNMLSVGMVLRWVLSTPVQFIIGRRFYIGAYKALRHGSANMDVLIALGTNAAYFFSVYSVLRAATSKDFKGTDFFETSAMLISFILLGKYLEVLAKGKTSEAIAKLMDLAPETATLLTLDSEGNVMNEEEIDSRLIQKNDVIKIIPGAKVASDGFVIWGQSHVNESMITGEALPVAKRKGDTVIGGTVNENGVLHIKATRVGSESALSQIVRLVESAQLAKAPVQKFADRISKFFVPLVIILSFSTWLAWFLAGKFHWYPKSWIPSSLDSFELALQFGISVMVIACPCALGLATPTAVMVGTGVGASEGVLIKGGKALESAHKVNCIVFDKTGTLTVGKPVVVNRRLLRNMLLQEFLELTAATEANSEHPLAKAIVEYAKKFREDDENPAWPEARDFVSITGHGVKAIVRNKVIIVGNKSLMLSHNIAIPMDAEEILAEAERMAQTGILVSIDREVVGVLAISDPLKPGAEEAISILKSMKIKSIMVTGDNWGTANSIAKEVGIETVVAEAKPEQKSEKVKDLQASGYIVAMVGDGINDSPALVAADVGMAIGAGTDIAIEAADIVLMKSNLEDVITAIDLSRRTFFHIRLNYIWALGYNLLGIPIAAGVLFPSTGFRLPPWIAGAAMAASSVSVVCCSLLLKYYKRPKKLDNHEIRGIKIE, encoded by the exons ATGGCTACCAAGTTGTTAGCTTTGGCTTGCTTTCGCAGCGAAGGCTATGGCCATCTCTCGCCCAGGCCACACTATCCCTCCATGCCCAGTTACCCAAAAGGCAAGGGCGTGTCTACGCAAGAGAGCAGCAGCATGGAGCAGGGTTCGTCGCCGCCTGAAGCCAAGGCTGCGACCTTCTCTGTTCTCGGAATGACATGCTCTGCATGCGCTGGATCGGTCGAGAAAGCCGTCAAAAGGCTTCCGGGGATACGTGAGGCCGTCGTTGATGTCTTGAACAACAAGGCACAGGTCCTCTTTTATCCTACCTTCGTCAAT GAGGAGACCATTCGTGAAACAATTGAAGATGTTGGATTTGAAGCCACATTGATTGAAGATCAGATGAATGAAAGAGCCACTCAAGTATGTCGAATACAGATAAATGGAATGACTTGCACATCTTGCTCCTCCACTATCGAATCAGCTTTACAAGCAATTCATGGTGTACAGAAGGCTCAAGTGGCCTTGGCAACTGAAGAAGCAGAAGTTCAATATGATCCAAAGATTGTGAGCTACACCCTGATATTGGAAGCCATAGAAGACACTGGATTTGAAGCCATACTTATTAGTTCGGGGGAAGACATAAGTAAGATAGCGCTCAAAGTTGATGGTTTTCGTACTGATCATTCCCTGAGAATTATCGAAGAGTCTCTTCAAGCACTTCCAGGTGTTCAGGATATAAATGTATCTccagaactaaaaaaaatatcccTTTCCTACAAACCTGATATGACAGGACCTAGAAATTTCATTAACGTGATTGAGTCAACCGGGTCAAAACGTTTCAAGGCTATAATATATCCTGAAGGAGGAGTAAGGGAAACTCATAGAAAGGATGAAATTAAGCAATATTATAGATCCTTTATGTGGAGTCTGATTTTTACAATTCCCGTCTTTCTAACTTCCATGGTTTTTATGTATATTCCTGGAATAAAGAATGGATTGGATACAAAAGTTGTCAATATGCTGAGTGTTGGAATGGTTTTAAGGTGGGTGCTATCAACTCCAGTGCAATTCATTATAGGCCGGCGATTCTACATTGGGGCCTACAAAGCGCTACGCCATGGTTCTGCTAATATGGACGTTTTGATTGCCTTAGGAACAAATGCAGCCTACTTCTTTTCTGTCTACTCCGTATTGAGAGCTGCTACCTCTAAAGACTTCAAGGGTACTGATTTCTTTGAGACTAGTGCAATGCTTATCTCATTTATTCTACTTGGGAAGTACTTAGAGGTTTTGGCTAAGGGAAAGACATCAGAAGCCATTGCCAAACTTATGGACTTGGCACCTGAGACAGCAACATTGTTAACCTTGGATAGTGAAGGAAACGTCATgaatgaagaagaaattgaCAGTCGGTTGATACAAAAGAATGATGTAATTAAAATTATTCCTGGAGCAAAAGTAGCTTCAGATGGTTTTGTCATCTGGGGTCAAAGCCACGTAAATGAGAGTATGATAACAGGAGAAGCACTGCCAGTTGCAAAAAGGAAGGGTGACACAGTGATTGGAGGCACTGTGAATGAGAATGGTGTGTTGCACATAAAAGCAACAAGAGTAGGATCAGAAAGTGCTCTTTCACAGATTGTTCGACTTGTTGAGTCGGCCCAGTTGGCTAAAGCTCCTGTTCAGAAGTTTGCCGATCGCATTTCTAAATTCTTTGTGCCCCTG GTCATTATACTTTCATTTTCAACTTGGCTTGCCTGGTTTTTAGCTGGAAAGTTCCATTGGTACCCAAAATCTTGGATTCCATCTTCCCTGGACAGCTTTGAGCTTGCACTCCAGTTTGGGATATCAGTCATGGTCATAGCCTGCCCTTGTGCTCTAGGTCTGGCAACACCCACTGCTGTTATGGTTGGCACTGGAGTTGGTGCATCTGAAGGTGTACTTATCAAAGGGGGTAAAGCATTAGAAAGTGCACATAAG GTAAACTGCATTGTATTTGACAAGACGGGAACTCTCACAGTTGGAAAGCCTGTTGTCGTTAACAGAAGACTCTTGAGAAATATGTTACTGCAAGAATTCTTAGAACTTACTGCTGCAACTGAG GCGAACAGTGAGCACCCATTAGCAAAGGCCATTGTTGAGTATGCCAAGAAATTCCGAGAAGATGATGAGAACCCTGCCTGGCCAGAAGCACGGGACTTTGTTTCCATTACTGGCCATGGGGTGAAGGCCATTGTCCGAAACAAGGTAATAATTGTAGGAAACAAGAGCTTGATGTTGAGCCACAACATTGCAATTCCAATGGATGCCGAAGAGATACTAGCAGAAGCTGAAAGGATGGCCCAAACTGGAATTCTAGTATCCATTGATAGGGAAGTGGTAGGAGTTCTAGCCATATCTGATCCACTGAAACCAGGTGCAGAAGAAGCTATTTCCATACTGAAGTCTATGAAAATTAAGAGCATCATGGTGACAGGCGATAATTGGGGAACTGCCAATTCCATTGCCAAAGAAGTTGGAATTGAAACTGTTGTTGCAGAAGCCAAACCTGAGCAGAAATCAGAGAAAGTAAAGGATCTGCAG GCTTCAGGCTACATTGTTGCAATGGTGGGGGATGGCATAAATGACTCGCCAGCACTCGTGGCAGCAGATGTTGGAATGGCAATTGGTGCTGGCACAGACATTGCTATCGAGGCAGCAGACATTGTTCTCATGAAGAGCAACTTGGAGGATGTCATAACTGCCATTGACCTTTCCCGGAGAACCTTCTTCCATATCCGGCTGAACTATATTTGGGCTTTAGGATATAATCTGCTTGGCATCCCAATTGCTGCTGGGGTTCTGTTCCCATCCACTGGATTCAGGTTACCACCATGGATTGCAGGAGCTGCAATGGCAGCCTCTTCTGTAAGTGTTGTTTGCTGCTCTCTTCTGTTGAAATATTACAAGAGGCCCAAGAAGCTGGACAACCATGAGATACGTGGTATAAAGATAGAGTGA